In a single window of the Arachis hypogaea cultivar Tifrunner chromosome 6, arahy.Tifrunner.gnm2.J5K5, whole genome shotgun sequence genome:
- the LOC112696168 gene encoding uncharacterized protein, with protein MNFFKSILSDDPDPPGSESESDNAPHPQNATDPDPFSSDAATATADHSDGVDGSGWIRFGGLIKTLTSKSESIIETYRRDLQEFGTGLKKEIEVAHGSLETVGQAIDQLGSTVVKGTAQIISQGKEAILAADLDSDNNSNKSTKSPSKDGSSSNLKGYSRFEAQIRAIQGDASTYTDEPEDLEEYGKWKSGFSLEGKDKELEGLLIENEAMESIYKRLVPNSVDNESFWLRYFYKVYKLKKAEDVRARLVTTMSREEEDLSWDVTDVEDNDDDDEEEEEEEEEGEENVGHGKSKGVIDKEVSSETLAIEGNSDLQGGNFGEKGVVETKKLSVEVGGNSSQEESKVEKGNSSLQSESKEHGNDSVGETKVESSVIAQKADDGSNSCKEVVKEVVESGKNSDYAAGSDEKVIVETKVDDGKTSVVEASKSPAHEEEEDLGWDEIEDLSSIDEKKTSPPRSGSPSKVDVRKRLSVAEEEEDLSWDIEDDDDDAVKS; from the coding sequence CCGCCGACCACAGTGACGGCGTCGATGGCAGCGGGTGGATTCGGTTCGGTGGCCTGATCAAAACCCTAACCTCCAAATCCGAATCGATAATCGAGACGTACCGCCGGGACCTCCAAGAATTCGGCACGGGACTCAAGAAGGAGATCGAGGTCGCCCATGGCTCCCTCGAGACGGTGGGCCAGGCCATCGATCAGTTGGGATCTACTGTTGTCAAAGGAACGGCCCAGATCATCTCCCAAGGTAAGGAAGCAATCCTAGCCGCCGATCTCGATTCCGATAACAATAGCAACAAAAGCACTAAAAGCCCTAGCAAAGATGGTAGTAGCTCGAATTTGAAAGGGTATAGTAGGTTTGAAGCTCAGATTCGTGCTATTCAGGGTGATGCTAGCACTTACACTGATGAGCCTGAGGATTTGGAAGAGTATGGAAAATGGAAATCAGGGTTTTCGTTGGAAGGGAAGGATAAGGAATTGGAGGGTTTGCTTATTGAGAATGAGGCTATGGAGAGTATTTACAAGAGGCTTGTTCCGAATAGCGTGGATAACGAGAGTTTCTGGTTAAGGTATTTCTATAAGGTGTATAAGCTGAAGAAAGCTGAGGATGTGAGGGCTAGACTTGTGACGACAATGTCAAGGGAAGAGGAGGATTTGAGTTGGGATGTAACAGATGTtgaagataatgatgatgatgatgaggaggaggaggaggaggaggaggagggagaagagAATGTGGGTCATGGTAAATCAAAGGGTGTGATTGATAAGGAGGTTAGTAGTGAAACTTTGGCAATTGAGGGGAATTCTGACTTGCAAGGTGGTAACTTTGGTGAAAAGGGTGTGGTCGAAACAAAGAAATTGAGTGTGGAAGTGGGGGGAAATTCTTCTCAGGAGGAGTCCAAGGTGGAAAAGGGAAATAGTTCATTGCAAAGTGAAAGTAAGGAACATGGCAATGATTCTGTTGGGGAAACTAAAGTTGAGAGTTCAGTGATTGCTCAAAAGGCGGATGATGGAAGCAACTCATGCAAGGAAGTCGTGAAGGAAGTGGTTGAATCTGGGAAGAATAGTGATTATGCAGCTGGTTCTGATGAGAAAGTGATAGTGGAAACAaaagttgatgatggaaaaactTCGGTGGTTGAGGCAAGTAAGAGCCCGGCACACGAGGAAGAGGAGGATCTCGGTTGGGATGAGATTGAGGATCTCAGTAGTATTGATGAAAAGAAGACAAGTCCGCCTCGGAGTGGAAGCCCAAGCAAAGTTGATGTGCGGAAGCGGCTGAgtgttgcagaggaagaagaagacttGAGTTGGGAcattgaagatgatgatgatgatgctgttaAGTCTTGA